The sequence TGTTGGCTTGACACTACTGAATTACACCTGACATGATATCTCAAGGTATTGgttcaaaatatgtcaaatagTATAACACAACCAGTCAAAATGCAACTCGAACAAACGTCAAAAAATCGAGTAGGTTAGATCATGACCGATTTATTAATTTACAGATTACTTACCTGAATGGAGGTAATACAATCCTTTAGCTGCACCAATGCATATGTAAAGGCGTTCCTTCCATGGAAGAGGAGCATTATCCGTATTGTACAAGTGATCACGGAGGGTGCCATTAGCCATATAATCATAAACCAAGATCATCTCATTGTTATCATCACAATAACCAATTAAGGACACCAGATGCCGATGCCTTAGCTTTGATGATAACATCTCAATCTCTGTTTGGAACTCGCGAACCCCTTGGCTTGACGAAGGATTCAATCTCTTGACTGCAACTATGGTTGCGCCGTTGTCTATGTACCCTTTGTACACATTACCGAAACCTCCATGTCCAATcacaaatttttcatcaaaattttctgTTGCTATTTGTATCTCCTCCAGTAAGAAGTGTCTGCATAGATCGGATGGTAGTGATGATGAGCCTGACTTTTTCGTGGTGGACTCTGATGACTTGGGAGCATTTGTAACAGAACCTTTTCCCCCATTTCGTCTCCGGAAAATTAAGAAACCCAGAATTGAGAAAACAGCAATTGCGCTAGTCACACCTGAAATGATAGCAACAATGatatgtgatgacattttattattgttgttcggTGACTTGATTGGACCTTCTAAGCGTAATTCAGGATATGGAACGGCCAGATTTCCATTTGGATTGCtcaatttgaaaatttccaatccATTTAAGATAGCATCAGCATACATAGCTCTTGTTTTCATGTTAGGACGCAATTCAAGCCACACATTTTGCTTGCTTCGTCGGCCATCTGGGTCTCTCACATACACCACGTAGTCTCTGCAAATCGGGACTCTCCACGCGCCACTCCAAGCAATCACATCACCTTGTTGCTCTGCCGTTTGGTTTCCAATGAATATGTCAAAAACTCGTTGATTAATTTTCGTAACTTCCAGCTGAATCTCACAAAAATGGAGCCTGAAGAGATAATAGAACCCAGAATCTAGAGGGAATATCCAATCCAGGTTCCGGCTGTTATTGGCGATGGTCCTAGAGGTTGTGTAAACTATGGTTGGTGCAGTATAAGCCGGGGTTTCAGAATTGTAAGTGATGTCGACATCTAAATAAGAAGTTTGATGGTCATATCCAACAACAAATATGTCGTCTCCAGCCCATACACGATACATCCCCGTATCCCTTGTGCTAGGAACCAAATTGCCCCCCACGTTCAACCTGTACAGAGTTTCAAGAGCAGTGCTATTATTGATATAATACAACTTATTCTGCCCCACCAATTTGATGTCATAACCGTCTCCACGGACATAAAGATTAGTGGGCATGGAAAGTACCTCAATTCCATTAACAAAAGCATGAGCGTTGGGTGAAGGAGAAAACGTTATCTTGAGTATCTGAGATTCATTAACATTAATGACAAATTCTTTTCGAAGAACTTTACTAGTACTGGTACTTGCAGCGACATCGAGGAAAGCGCTGAAGTTACTCAAGAGGGTAAAATGATTAGCTGTTACAGAGAAAAATGATTCGGAGTTGTTGAAGCCAAGGTATGTGGTGGGGTAAAAATAGAGACGGAGGAATTTGGAGCCAGGGGAAACAGGGAAAGTGTAGGTGAATTTTGATTGGAAAATACGCGCACTCATATAAGGGACTCTAGTGACTGAAGGGTCTTGTTCAGAAGTTCTGGATATGCTTGAAAAATTCGAAGGCATGAATTTTGGATAGTTGGTATCGCTTTGCCATTGACGGCCATCAGATTCATCTGTGGTGTCTGATGGTGCGCCACAACTGAGCAAGATAGAGTCCGGGGCATTGTATTGTGGCATGACAGCCAAGCTCACTGTCATGACATGTAAGAAGAGAAAGGAAATCACAGCTATGGTTTGCATGGTGTGGTTGCGAAAATTTCTGTACTATTTGGCATGCAGGTATCAATTTTTTGACAATTGAAAAATTATACTGCAGAATTGCCTAAATATTTTTCCTGAGCCAATTTTGAGTTTGTCAAGTTGCAATGAAGAATAATTCAAATGGAATAGGGTTCACATTAGATTAATTAAATTCACTATGACGAAGCTTTGCTTTGTGAACTTACCTGTTCTTAATTTTAAAACTAATGAATAATGACTGATGAGAAATAACTTCGGCGCCTTGtagtttttcattaaaaaatcaggAAGTCAATCTAATAATCTGAATTTGAAAGAGAAAGCTAACCCTATGAATTGATCTGAAATCTTATTCAACTCCAATGTTGTAATcaagatataaaaaattaaactcaaaaaatCAACGGAATTCAATAAACTTAAGTGaaacttcatatttttttatccaaATTAAAAAGTTCTTTTACAAATTTGACCACCAAAAAATGATATAAAGAATAATTCGAAAACATAAAAAAcatttaatcatttttaaaaacGTCACAAGAATAGAAAAACCCATGTGGCATGAACAATTTAGGAGTGCGCGCAACTAACTGATAATACATGGAGTAAAAATTAAGAACCTTTTAGGTATATCGCCgaaaaaaaagaaggataaaagaGCCAAGCATATGTAATTATGTACATTACATTAAACTAGCTAGTAGATATAATACTCATTCATCCAACATGTTCAGGATCTTAATCATGGATGTACCCTAAGTTGATCACCTAAATCTAAAAACCTTATAGATGTAACTTTATTGTACTGATCATAAAAATTCACCGGCCTAATGGATTCATGATCTCAGAGAAAATGGTGATGTTCTTCAATCTAGCACTCCTACTAGTTGAAATGGATATATCATTGTCTGTCAACTTTCTTTCAACTTCATTTAAACCTGGAAAAATTTCTTCTTCATTTGTTGCTATATTAACATGACCATTAGTAATCAAAGGAGAAGAAGAGCCAGGGGGGTATATGTATCCTTCCACCTCATGACCTCTATTATCTGCATCCTCTTGGAGTTGTAATGCAAATTCTAAAGTTTTAACAATATCACCCATTGTTGGCCTTTGAATCCCTTGATCCCTCAAGCAATGATATGCCAATTCAACATACTTGCTTAAACATTCTGGGGAAATTTGTCCCTCCAAATTAGGATCAATGATTCGTTCAAGATTTCCTTTTGTACAACTCCTACAAGCCCACTCAGCCAAATTCACTTGCTCACTTGACAAGTTTGGACTTATCGCCGGTCTAGAGCATAACACTTCAAACATAATCACCCCAAAGGAATAAACATCTGATTTTTCTGTCAACTTTTGACGTTTGTAGTATTCAGGATCTACGTACCCAAAACTTCCTTTCACTGCAGTGCTAACATGGGTAACATCTATCCCACCAAGTGAACCTACTTTGGACAATCCAAAATCTGACACCTTGGCAACCCATTTATCATCCAATAGGATGTTAGTTGACTTGACATCTCGGTGAATGATTGTGTATTTGGTACCTATAGCAACAAAATCAACTCATTTTAAGAAATTCATTCAAGTTTAAACATATTGGATTGTAACTTGCCTAATTGTTTGACCCAACAGATGAAACCTAAAATAACTAATCAAGCTATTGGATCGAAACAGGTCAAAATGCAAACTTTGGGAGGTTGATTCATGTTATGCAACTTGACATTGGTTGTTATTTGACCTATTTTGCTCCAATACTGTTTTACCAAGCAAATATTGAGCAAGTTAGATCATgacatttttattaatataatgatAACTTACCTGAATGAAGGTAATATAATCCTTTAGCTGCACCAATACAAATGTCAAGGCGTTTCTTCCAAGGAAGAGGAGCATTATCAGTATCATACAACTGATCTCGCAGGGTTCCATTAGCCATGTAATCATAAACCAAGATCATCTCATTGTTATCATCACAATAACCAATTAAGGACACCAGATGTCGATGCCTTAGCTTTGATGATAACATCTCAATCTCTGTTTGGAACTCGCGAACCCCTTGCTTTGATGAGGGATTCGATCTCTTGACTGCAACTGTGGTTGTACCATTGTTGAGGTACCCTTTATAAACATTACCAAAACCTCCATGTCCAATCACGAATTTTTCATCAAAGTTGCCTGTTGCATTTTTTATCTCTTCTATCAAAAAGTGTCGGCACATATCGGATGGTAGTGATGATGAGCCTGTCTTTTTCGTACCAGAACCAGCTTTCCCCCCATTTCGTCGCCAGGAAATTAAAAAACCGAGAATTGAGAAAACAGCAATTCCGCTAATCACACCTGTGATGATAACAACAATGATATGCGatgatatatttttcttcttcttttttttcggACGTTCGAAGAAAGACTCGGGATATGGAACGGCCAGATTTCCATTTGGATCACtcaatttgaaaatttccaagcCATTTAAGATAGCATTTTCATACACAGCTTTTGTTTCCATGTTAGGTCGCAATTCAAGCGACACATCTTTCTTGCCTCGTCGGCCATCTGGATCTCTCACAAACACCACGTGGTCTGTGTACATCGGGACTCTCGAGCCGCCACTCCGTTGAATCACATCGACTAGTTGATCTGCCGTTTTGTTTCCAATGAGTATATCGAAAACCCGATAGTTCTGTTCCTTAACTTCCAGCTGAATCTCACAAAAATGGAGCCTGAAAAGATAGTAAAACCCAGAATCTAGAGGGAATATCCAATCCAGGCTCTGGCTGTAGTTGGCCATGGTCCTAGAGGTTGTGTAAACTATGTTTGGCGCTGTATAAGCCGGAGTTTCAGAAGTGTAAGTGATGTTGACATCTAAATGAAGAGTTTCATAGCCATATCCAAAAACAAAGTCGTCATCTGCAGCCCACACACGATACATGCCTGTATCTTCTGTGCTAGGAACGAAATTTCCTCCCACGTTCAGCCTGTACAAATTTTTTAGAGCAGTACTGTTATTGATGTAATAAAAACTATTCTGTCGTCCCACCATTTTAATTTCATGATCGTCACCCTGGATGTAAAGATTGGCAGGCATGGAGACAATCTCAATCCCATTAACAAAAGCATAAGAGTTGGGTGAAGGAGAGAACGTTATCTTGAGTATCTGAGTTTCATTAACATTAATGACAAATTCTTTTCGAAGCGCTTTACTAGAATTGGTACTTGCTCCAGCGTCTGTAAAGAAAGCGCTGAAGTTACTCAAGAGGGCAAAAATGATTAGCTGTGACAGAGAAAAAGGATTCAGATTCGTTGATGTCAAGGTACGGAGCGGGGTAAAAATAGAAACGAAGGAATTTGGTGCCAGTAGAAACAGGGAGAGTATAGGTGAATTTAGATTGGAAAATACGGGCGCTCATGTAAGGGACTCTAGTGACTGAAGTGTCTGAAGCTGTGGCTGTTGATGAAATGCTTGAAAAATTCAAGGGCAAGAAATTTGGGTAGTCGGTATCAGTGTCCCATCGACGGCCATCGGACTCATCTGTGGTGCCTGATAGTGCGCCACAACTGAGCAACAAAGGGTCTGCCGTGAGAGCCATAGTTACTGCCATGAGATGTAATAGGAGAAAGGAAATCAGAGAACTGGCTAACATGTCTGTATTAGGAAAATTTCTGTATATTCAGATTGCACATATCAAACTTTCAACAATCTAACAATTATACTGCACAAATTGTCAAAAGTTGAGTGTTGACTCTCACgtcatttcttttatttgtaaGTTTCTGTTTGGTTGAAAATCAACGTGGTTGAGTGTCCCAGATTGAACAGGATGAGAGATACCCCAGTTAAATTTATTAAACTTATTAAATTTAACTTGATTGAGAGGGTCATTTTCTTCAAACttgaatttattaaatttccATGATAAGGGAACCATTTCTTCTGATATAACGAAGCCGCCTTCAATTTTCGGTCTTTGTTATATTTCAATAATTTCTCCGGGGCCTTAGAGGCCATAGACATATACTCTCCCATTCAAAtttacttgtaatattttgatttGGTACAAGAAAACAAGATGTTTATAATAGGTATAAGAAATTGATTTGAAGAATTAGTAATTAATATTAGGggtgaaatataaaaaaaaaatattttttgatttgtcaAAATTgatatgtaaaaaataaaaatcaaattaggaaaatagtaataaataaatacaaactgCGGGAGTAAGCATTTTGTGCTATTTTAACTCCTATTAATGAATCTCACCAAATTAAACGGAATGATAACTATTAGTAAGGATACTTTGAACATAGCACATACAAATTTTCATTTACACGTCAGTTGTTtgaacaataaataaataaagtatattgATTATACTCATTACAATAATTGGGGAAAACTTGAAAAGGAATTCCAACAAGAAAGCCAAAATCGAAGAGCTTGAGCTCGATTTTCCCCGATGGAAACCCCATAGGAGCCCTAGCTTAAATTTGGGGAAAACTTAGAGAAGATAATTCAAAATTAACAGAATCAAATCAAAATACATTCAAGTCATGAATTTCtacataaatttaaatttcataattGGACGAAATTTAGGTCAAATAACGTGAGATACttatgaagaaagagagaatttCTTTATGCCTAAAGGAAATTGTACTCGAGAATATGAAAGACGAATTTAACATTGTCAAATATTGAAAAGTGTAATGATTTGGagctaatattttattattaatcatGACAGTGagtaaaattaatatattttacttaGTTATTATTGAAATAACTAACGTGCAAATAAAAATTTGTATGTGCTATACTCAAAGTGCCTTATTAATAGTGGTCGTGCTGTTTAATTTAATGAGATATGTtagtcaaaaattaaaataacatacaTTATTTAATTGAAGGTTAAAAGTGATTAATCAAATACCACAAGAACTGAATTAAAATAATGtgataactcaaaaattaaa comes from Capsicum annuum cultivar UCD-10X-F1 chromosome 2, UCD10Xv1.1, whole genome shotgun sequence and encodes:
- the LOC107861429 gene encoding receptor-like protein kinase FERONIA, translating into MQTIAVISFLFLHVMTVSLAVMPQYNAPDSILLSCGAPSDTTDESDGRQWQSDTNYPKFMPSNFSSISRTSEQDPSVTRVPYMSARIFQSKFTYTFPVSPGSKFLRLYFYPTTYLGFNNSESFFSVTANHFTLLSNFSAFLDVAASTSTSKVLRKEFVINVNESQILKITFSPSPNAHAFVNGIEVLSMPTNLYVRGDGYDIKLVGQNKLYYINNSTALETLYRLNVGGNLVPSTRDTGMYRVWAGDDIFVVGYDHQTSYLDVDITYNSETPAYTAPTIVYTTSRTIANNSRNLDWIFPLDSGFYYLFRLHFCEIQLEVTKINQRVFDIFIGNQTAEQQGDVIAWSGAWRVPICRDYVVYVRDPDGRRSKQNVWLELRPNMKTRAMYADAILNGLEIFKLSNPNGNLAVPYPELRLEGPIKSPNNNNKMSSHIIVAIISGVTSAIAVFSILGFLIFRRRNGGKGSVTNAPKSSESTTKKSGSSSLPSDLCRHFLLEEIQIATENFDEKFVIGHGGFGNVYKGYIDNGATIVAVKRLNPSSSQGVREFQTEIEMLSSKLRHRHLVSLIGYCDDNNEMILVYDYMANGTLRDHLYNTDNAPLPWKERLYICIGAAKGLYYLHSGTKHMIIHRDVKSTNILLDDQWVAKVSDFGLSKVGSLSGTDVTHVSTAVKGSFGYVDPEYYKRQQLTEKSDVYSFGVVLFEVLCARPAIIPNLPKGQVNLAEWACRCYKKRNLKLIVDPNLEGQIASECFSKFTELAYRCLRDQGVQRPSMGDVVRTLEFALQLQEGVDNTSHEVEECIYPSSPSLPLIMNKSTNEDEFFSGSSEVQNELDKQ
- the LOC107860435 gene encoding LOW QUALITY PROTEIN: receptor-like protein kinase FERONIA (The sequence of the model RefSeq protein was modified relative to this genomic sequence to represent the inferred CDS: deleted 1 base in 1 codon), with the protein product MLASSLISFLLLHLMAVTMALTADPLLLSCGALSGTTDESDGRRWDTDTDYPNFLPLNFSSISSTATASDTSVTRVPYMSARIFQSKFTYTLPVSTGTKFLRFYFYPAPYLDINESESFFSVTANHFALLSNFSAFFTDAGASTNSSKALRKEFVINVNETQILKITFSPSPNSYAFVNGIEIVSMPANLYIQGDDHEIKMVGRQNSFYYINNSTALKNLYRLNVGGNFVPSTEDTGMYRVWAADDDFVFGYGYETLHLDVNITYTSETPAYTAPNIVYTTSRTMANYSQSLDWIFPLDSGFYYLFRLHFCEIQLEVKEQNYRVFDILIGNKTADQLVDVIQRSGGSRVPMYTDHVVFVRDPDGRRGKKDVSLELRPNMETKAVYENAILNGLEIFKLSDPNGNLAVPYPESFFERPKKKKKKNISSHIIVVIITGVISGIAVFSILGFLISWRRNGGKAGSGTKKTGSSSLPSDMCRHFLIEEIKNATGNFDEKFVIGHGGFGNVYKGYLNNGTTTVAVKRSNPSSKQGVREFQTEIEMLSSKLRHRHLVSLIGYCDDNNEMILVYDYMANGTLRDQLYDTDNAPLPWKKRLDICIGAAKGLYYLHSGTKYTIIHRDVKSTNILLDDKWVAKVSDFGLSKVGSLGGIDVTHVSTAVKGSFGYVDPEYYKRQKLTEKSDVYSFGVIMFEVLCSRPAISPNLSSEQVNLAEWACRSCTKGNLERIIDPNLEGQISPECLSKYVELAYHCLRDQGIQRPTMGDIVKTLEFALQLQEDADNRGHEVEGYIYPPGSSSPLITNGHVNIATNEEEIFPGLNEVERKLTDNDISISTSRSARLKNITIFSEIMNPLGR